From the Chanos chanos chromosome 7, fChaCha1.1, whole genome shotgun sequence genome, the window GTTTGAACGTGAATCATCGTCCTCAGACCGCTGGCGCTGCTCAGAGAAGCACCTGACTTTACtgttcggaaaaaaaaaaaaagaagtactgCACGGGCACAAAGGATCCATCGAGAGATGTTTTGACCATATTTCACTGTCCCAGCCCTCTCCCCACCcacctttgtgtttttaaagaacGACTTGGTTCCAAGAACTCTATCACAGAAATACCAAGAGTCTGGCTTACGGTGGAGAAGTGATTTGAACTAATGTTGTGTGACTAAATCACATTGGAACTGAGAaaggtatgaaaaaaaaacaccaccagtCCCAGACCACAGCTACACAGACGAAcggaaacaaacagagactgtgGAACACTTGCCATTTTTATATAGACCATTGGTTtgttagagggtttttttcacCCGTTTTTGCATGCAGGATTGTTTTACCGTGTGATTGTTACTTTACATGACAGCGTtacacattacattaaaatgaatgaactcTCTAACTTAAAAAGCAGGTACAGCACTTTTTTATCCTGTACCGTGAGCTAATTTTATGAAGTGTGCAGAATACAGGCCATAATTCACTGCAGTCACAAGTTTATCTGCTGAGTCACTAGTGTCCTGCCACCAAATCCATCAAAttagtcaaacacacactgaccacattTCCAAaggattttttaaatatatatctatCTCTTAAATCAGTAAATGTAACACACCCTCTGTAGTGTGTTTATGGACTGCATATAGATATGTCATTGTCAAACACCTGTTAAAATACAGTCATGGCTCACGGCTTGCAAAATGACGCCTCTGCAGCCTCTTCTAAATGGTCTGATTTAAGATTGATCACCAAACACAAGGTTCTTCTGTCTTCTGAGGGGATCGTTTAGGAGAAATGAATGAACGTAATCACTTTAGGGGAGTAAACCTTCTTAAAGAGCTATGCCAGGAAAATATCTGATGTTCAGAACTCAATCAGATGTCCAGAGCAAAATATCTGATATCCAGAACATTTGTCTGGCTTCAGACAAAACTGGCACAATccatttaattatattttaaagaTGATTCACAGGGGGGGACACAGAGCAGGgtacaactgtttttttttttaaatttcataattaaaaaaGGATTGTTTTAATACATTATTACTATATCTTTGTAATATCAGTAGGCCTACTTCTCTGCATTCCTACAACATGCCATTCAGAGGCCgttaaaacaaaaggcaaagGATAAGAAATGTTACATTGCACTCCACAGGCAGGGTTAGATGTAGCAAGCAGTGTCCTAAGAGACTACACAGGCTACATTTAACTTAAAGACTGAAGGAAAccaaattcatttaaaagaacCCAGGGTTATAAAATTCCCCTCTCTTAACAAAATTCATCATAGATTTAGAATTTTTTTACACATCGGTCAAAATGAAATCAGTTATCATTgatcaaaacatttcttcctCACATTCTCATTTATCGATATGTAAGATAAGTACTCACCACTTTTATACATTTGTCAATCAACGTGATTTATACCGAACACATAAATTATGCCAGGGTCACGTTGGGACGTCGATGCTGGTGTTTGCTAAGTAGATTCACTCGGCTTCTCAAACATCAACAACAGGCTGTgtatcaaacatttaaaagaaaaactatttCTAGTCCCTGAGACGAGCTAATTCGTGGCCTCTGGTTACACTCCTAATGAACCTGCATCTCTTACTTGGCTTTTCAAGCAGAGATGTAGTAAGTATGATGTAGTTAGTAAGAAACTTAACTAGTGCTCTTTTACCAAAAATGTGCCAGTGGTCATTTTTCGACATACGTGATTCAGTCGTAACGAAATGCAACACCCCACCGAAGCTTCACTTTTCCATGGTTCACAGGCATCACGGGCAGTCATGACGCTTAAACATTTCGCTTCCTGTTAGATgtgaaaaaggtgaaaaaaagatatatatttcAATCCTTTGACATTCAAACATAATACGGTAACTGAAAAACACGGCTCGTAATGGAATTTAAGTGGAAAAGTATAACAAATGATTTTCAAATTGATGAACTGTTGATAGGAGACATAGGTAAGGCGACTGAGgatatttaaacataaatacatgGGAACAGTTTTCACGCAGTCTGAGAAAATGTCAGTACCAGAACTGACCTACGTTCGTTTTTCGCCCTGTTCTTCCATACCTACCTCACAAAACTCAAACAGAAAGCTTAGATAAGACgaaaaataaagagacaaacagcCGAAAATGTCAAGGCTGATTAGAAATTCATATGTCCACGGTTACATGTTCTCTCGCTctgttctgacagagagagagagagagattcttcgCTCAAATTAACCAGAACCTCTCAAAATGGCAGAAACCTTGGGAAATGGTAGCTTCTCAGGGGTCAGGAGGTGAGACTGGATTTAGACTCATTGTAAAAAAGCTGAATAAATCACCTCACTCAGATACCAGCATGGCATTTCAGACTGAAGCAGTAATATACCAAGGGAGTAAACagaaaatttgtttatttatggttTGCACAGTTAATTGGATATTGTCCATTCGGCTTTCATGTAGCCATAAAACCTAGAAAGGAGCCTCTAAATTGTCAAGTCGTTGTTATCTAGTTTAAGGGCTTGAGAGTAGAGAACAGACTTTTACTGTGCAGTAGaaacattattaaatatttctATGCATATGGGAAATGTATCCCAGCTGTATCTTATTGAGCGGTTTCATTTTAAACGGTGCGGAGAatgaaaggttttttgtttctgctttCACATACATccacggctttttttttttttattgggccgacgataaaatatttcaaaaccgTCGCCGAACGAAACGAGTCAGCATATTTATGGTTCgacgttcaaaaaaaaaaaaaaaaaaaatgacacatagCTGTAGGAAAgatcaaaaacatattttctggTCGTGGTCTTTAAGTGACAAGAGCAGAAATGAGAGCCTCAAACGAGGAAAACAAAGCACGGCTAACagtgagagaagaagacagcCTGACAGACAGGGGGCCAAAATGTTACATTAAAATGCGACCCAGCGTCAAACGTGTCACCTGACGCCGGCGTCTGATTGACAGCTTTGGGAGCAAGAAGTCACTAAAAAGACCGCTTGGGCGAAACAATCCTCCTCTGTTCCTATTGGCTGCTGGTGCTGACTTTGGAGGTAATTGGTCAAAATCTCTGAGAAACGGTTCACGGTACAGAACAGCAGAATATAGTGAATGTTCACATGTTCTTCTCCTTTGTACTTGATctacacagacaaactgaagtGCTTTCTGTCGtgataaaaaagaagaacactTCAAAGCTTTGGGTactgaaaaagtaaaacagaacTATACTGGTGCACAAAGAACTCTTCACAATGTACAAAAGcaatttcaatatttcaaatgGAACTTTTGATGTATAGTGCCTGTACAGTGTGCTCTACAATTCAAACACGTCATCGTCAGTTCTATAACACGGCAACGATTGCTTTGGAGTATCGTGTACCAAGGGGTGTTTTCAACATAATGATTTATCGACTTACCGTTATGATTACAAACGAGCTTGTCAATGTGTGTAAAAGAAACAGgtcagtgaaaaatgaaatcaattaaCAAACATCGCATGAAATCTGAGTCTTATATGATCAATTACTATGACTGGCTGGTTGGTTGTCACCGCAACAAAGACAGGGGGGGATTGGGGAATCCCCTTGCTCTTTCAGctgcaaaactgtttttttttctaaatccaGTGTCATAagttctctttatttaaaaggacacacacacacacagagggagagagagaaagagaaacacacacacagacagatgttaCTGTCACTTTAGTGATTTAATTAAAGCTTTTCAAAACCTCTGAGGTACTGCAGTATCTTGCCTCAgacttcactgttttctgttttcctttcacCCAAGCTGTTTGAACGGAAAGACAATTATCCAAGCAGTCGAAATCAGATCTTGCGATCATTTCAAAAGATTGATAACAATCAACAACTATATCGGTTCGCAGTGAATGTTAGGCTCTAATTGGAGGTTAAGAAGGTAGGAAGAagtaagaacagaaaaaaaaatcacattttttttgacAGCGGATTTTATGGCCAGCTCTTCACACTGAACATTAGCCAATggacaaaaagaagaacaatgCTTTTGTCCATTCTGCTGGCCAATTATCTCACTTTATAACATTGCCTGACCTTTCACTAATAGACATTGAGACATGAGATCAATATCTTTCCCTGACTATGGTACATTTCTCATTGAATTACAGCAGTCTGGCTTCATTGAGAGGTTAATGAAGATGTGGGCTCCTTGCGTTGTCAAAGAGGGAGTtcgcaaatgtgtgtgtgtgtaagtgtgtgtgagtgttgccTTGAAACTGCAAAGAGTTGGTTATCAAGTCTCAGTTTTCCAATTCTGCCAATTtcatcacatattcactcatattctgcacagttttttttttaaacaaacaaatatacactgaGCATTTTCAGCATGCCTGCGAAAGAcatcacaacaaaacaactcaGAGGTAACAGTATCATTCATAACACTTAATTTATCAAATCTAATTAAAGGGAACCTCTGCTTAATATCACAATCACCAACCTGGAAtgaaggagggttttttttttttccccccaaccgTTATTTGTGAAAGTCTTGCAACTACCACTTCTActcttatgcacacacacagtagaaaaAGCAATATGGATACAgtttataaacaaacagaaaccagTTTCACATCTGGCAGCCGTCACAGCTAAGTCACCATGTCCCTAAGACGGAGAACCATTCCCACGCTTCTATGGACAGAATGGCCCTCTGGGAAATTTCCGTGATGGTTCTTCAAGAGTCAATGATCCACAGATCACTCTCTCCCAAGACAACTATATATAGGgcattttgtttacaaatggtttgcataagcaaaaaaaaaaaaaaaaaaaaaaagatccctcCTGATAATATCTTAATCTTCTACATGAAAGttaatcattttcaaataaCTGGAATGTAAAACAGTATGAGTAATGGAGAACTTTTACTCTTCAGGCAGAAACTTTGCCAGGTTAAGCATCGAGAGTTTGCAATAATATATAACACCAACTACATAAAAAGGACCCTTCAACAGTCATAAGCATCTACTCACTATTTCTACCATTTTCAACTGTTACCATTCTATTTTTACtatttgcacacatacacacacacatacacatatacgtgtgtgtgtgtgtgtgtgagagagagagagagagtttaacaTATATTACTGTTTTGCATTGATTTTAaccttttttaaatgtatatttattcaaaaaGTATACTTGTAAATTTGCCCGTTTTGTTACAGTTTGGTATGCTGCTGTATGCCTGCTGTATGGTGTGCAATCCCGTTCAAAAGTCATTTAGAAATTTCCTTGTTTTATTGAAAgaagagcacttttttttcaattaaaaaaacattaaatttatCAGAAAGACAGTCTAGACATTGTTAATGTTATAAATGACTATTATAGCTGGAAACGGCTGATTTTTACTGGAATATCTACATAGGCGTACAGAGGCCCATTTTCAGGAACCATCATACTTGTGCTCCAATGACACATTGTCTTAGCTAATCCAACTTCATGTTAATCATGTTAAAAGGCTAATTGATCATTAGAAAACCCTTTTGCAACTATGTCAGCACAGCTGAAAACTGTTGCGCAGATTAAAGAAGCAATGAAATTAACCTTCTTTAAGAGCATCAGCATTTGTGGGTTTGAGTATATATGCAAAatggccagaaaaaaaagaactttcttCTGAAACTCGTCAGTCTACTCTTGTTCTGAGAAATGAGGGCTATCCCATGCGAGAAACTGCCAAGAAACTGAACATCTCACACGACGGTGCGTACCACTCCCTTCACAGAGCAGCGCAAACTGGTTCCAACCAGGATAGAAAGAGAAGTGGGGGACCCCGGTGCACAACGGAGCTAGAGGACAAGTACATCAGAGTCTCTagtgtgagaaacagacacCTAACAGGCCCTCAGCTGGCAGCTTCACTAAACGGTACCCGCAAAACACCAGTCTCAACATCTACAGTGAAGAGGCGACTCCTGGATGTGCAGGCCTTCTAGGCAGAGCTGCAAAGAGAAAGCCATGTCTGAGACTGGTCAATAAAAGCAAAAGATtaagatggggaaaaaaaacacagacattggaCAGAAGGAGACTGGGGGGGAAAAAGTGGACGGACAAATCTAAGTTTGGGGTGTTTGGATCACAAAGAAGAACATTTGTGAGGCgcagaacaaatgaaaagtaACACTTGATGCCATCTGTCAGGCGTGGTGGAGGAAATGTGATGGTCTGGGGGTGCTTTGGTAGTGGTAAAGTGGTAGTGGTTGTACTGGGTAAATGGGGATCTTGAACAAGGAAGACTATCACTCTGTTTCGCAACGCCATGTCATACCTTGTGGATGGCGCTTGACTGGAATCAGTTTCCTCCTACAGCAGGGCAATGACCCAAAGCACAGCTCCAAACTATGCAAGAACTATTCAGAGAAGAAAGCAGTCAGCTGTCAATAATGGAGTGGCCAGCGCAGTCACCGGATCTCAACCCTATTGGGCGGCTGTGGGAGTAGCTTAATTGTATGGTACATCAGTGACCATCAAGCCAGTCCAACTTGTGGGAGGTGCTTCAGGAAGCATGGGGTGAAATTTCTTCAGCTTACCTCAGCCAATCGACAGCTAGAATGGCAAAGGTCTGCAAGGCTGCAATAGCTGCGAATGGAGGATTCTTTGATGAAAGGGCAAAGTTTGAAGGACAAAATGATTATTTCAAGTGCAAATCATTATTTCTAACCTTGTCAATGTCTTGACTGTATTTCCTATTTATTTCGCAGCTCAACTGATGAATATGAGTTTTCATggaaaatgtgaacattttctGGGTGATTCCAAACTTTTGAACTGTACTGCATGTTCCCTCGGTGTTTAACTCTTGACTGCGACACAGTTTTCTCCCCAAGAAATAATTCAGATGAGCTGAAAGGAAGTGGACAGTGCATGTTACACCTGATCAGTCAGTGCCATCTTCTCATGTACAGTGATCCTGTCATGAGTCCAGTAGAACTGCAGTGGAGATGAAAGACAGCCCTGTTGCCTGCTCCGTCTCAGTATAGATTTTACATTTATAGGGTCTGCTCTAGTGCAGAGTCCATGTCTAGCACAGGCCTTAAAACTAACTTAATTATCAAGCCTGATACTGTGACTCATATTCTTATGTGCCTAATGGCAGGAGCATATGTTTCCTCAACATGAAAGAGATGGGTACTCTCTTTATGCAGAAAGCTCCTTTGGGAATATTACACTAATTTCGATTAACTGATAAATTGTTGTCCATATAGTTTGCTCATAAAAACTCCAACAGATCAACTATTTTGCTTACGTAGAGTTGGTGGATGGTACTTTACAAATCCTTGTTTgcttgtggttttgtgtgtgtgtgtgtgtgtgcgagagagcgagagcaacaGAGCaagagactggagagagggagagagagagagagagagagagagggagagagagagaatgtaataGGAATAATTTGAATCAGTATAACAGGCAAGGCTCCTTTGTACCATTAAAGTGATGAAGCGTATAACTGACCACAGAAGATATACTTATTCATATTTACCATAGAGAAGTCGTCAAAACAGTCATtctgtaaatattaaaattcaGTGCATCTATTAGTTGTTTCTTTTAGAGCTGTTTGGAGCTTTTTAACACACTAGCGTCCTCTAGTGGTGACACAGTGACCATGGTTTATCTCTTTTTTGAGTCAGAGAACACAAGTGATGTTtgattcaaacttttttttttttaactgtgaacACTGCTTTGCTAATAACTTTGTCATATAACTGAGCTTTGTTGAATTTTGGATTTTTAAAGAATCCATTTAGATCGTTTTAtatatgtgcattttaaattatGTCTCCTCGTTCGTGGGGATTTGTCATGAAATGAGAGTTTTAGTGGAGAATACCATGTAGTAAGCTAACTGCAAATATATATTGATGAGTTATGCTGACGCAGACAATTACAGTGTGTTAACAAATGAAAGAACATAAATCCTTACATTTCCTTTTTTACGGGATTCTTTATGAAAAGGTTAAATACGTGTTCGATATAGTCAACGGCATTTACGTTGCTTCTGTAAATTTCTTTCGCTCAAGTCTTCAAATGCAGAacaaaaactcaaacacaaGGGTTGCGTCCAAAGTCGTCTCCAACCAAGTTATTAATTCGGTTCACGTGATTTGAATGAGTAAAATAGACACATTTCCTTATATGATCATCCAATTCGCTCAACGGACTGTTATCCTAACCCACTCTGAAAGTCCACTAGATGTCGCGCTTTAATCGTACACGCCACTCCTCACCATGAGCGACTGCTAGCCCTCTGTATCGCACTTCTAAACTCACCGAGACTCAAATGTAAAGGGGTTTTACATTTTGGTTATCCCCACCTAGTTTTGGTAGCTTTCGAAGTTCAGCATTAATTTGGGTATTTTGTGCGTCGTAGCTTAATGTGATAGTCGGTTGTAACAGGCATGTGATTTACAAAGTGCTTAATGATGAATTAGTCGCAGTTAAAATGCACCAGATGCGCTTCTGTAAATTTAATAGAGAGACTGTAACTGTTAAGATGTTTCGTTTTCTGGCAAGTAGTTATAATTGAAGCACACAAGTCTTGCGTACTAGATTGAGGAAACAGAAAGAAGCCTACACTACCGCAGACGGGGAAGTCACAAATGGCTTGGGTTTGTGTACATAATGGACAATATTCTTTTAATGCATAACAGTCAATGAGTGCTGTTATTTCTTAACGGAAGTATAGCGTCACACACCCTTTGAAAGGAAATAAACACGCAGCCATACAATCACTTTGGCTCACGTTAGGGTTACATAAAATTCAGGTGAGGGCAAAATGAACATAGTTATACAGTTTTTACTTCGAGCATCTCAAATTGAATTAAAGACACTGCAAAAAAGATTCGGCACCAAACATATGGTACGTTCTGTAATAGGGTTATATCGTTTGGACTGTATAATATGTAGTTTTAAAATGTAGTTGCATGCACGCATTCGAAGAAATTGTGGCTGTGCACTAAACCATTGTATTGATAGAACGCATTCAAATAGCGGAGTTAGTAACGCTTCGCTCAGTATCCTGGAGTTAACAAAGAGTTAACTGCTCGTTCATATTAGCTGCCAGTTTCCCCCTCCTACGTAACTCTGTTAAACCTACATAAACAAACCTGAAAAGAGACATTTCCATTCTTTGGATTCTCGTGGTGTCGTCTCAGTGGTTCAGTGTGCAGAGATGGCGTCAATTGACAAGAAACGTGAGCTGAGCACCGGTGATAGCACAAGAAAAGGTTTCTCTGAAATTATTGAACTGAATGTCGGCGGTCAGGTCTATGTCACACGGCATTCAACTTTGATAGCTGTACCAAATTCTCTGCTGTGGACGATGTTTAGTCAGAAGACCCCTGCGGAACttacaacagacaacaaagGGCGCTTCTTCATTGACCGAGACGGCTTTCTTTTCAGATACATTCTGGATTATTTGCGGGACCTCACCCTCGTTTTACCAGACTATTTCAAAGAGAGGGCTTGTCTTCAGAAAGAGGCAGAATTTTTTCAACTTAATGAGCTGTCAAGACGCCTCAAACCTGTCGTGAGTAAGGATAATTCCATCGGTGAGGAGGTCTGTCAAAGCGATCCTGAGGAAACCGCGTTGGCAAGCGCTCTAGCTAGTACCAGCATCGCCACGACCACTGCCAGTAGTCAGAGCCTTCGCTCTCCTTCCTTAGACGCGCGAAAGACTGGCTACATCACCATTGGATACAGGGGGTCCTACACAATTGGTCGAGACATCCAAACAGATGCCAAATTCAGAAGGGTGGCGAGGATAACGGTGTGCGGGAAAACATCGCTGGCCAAAGAGGTTTTTGGTGATACCCTGAACGAGAGCAGAGACCCCGACAGACCACCAGAGAGATACACATCCAGATATTACCTCAAGTACAATTTCCTTGAGCAAGCGTTTGACCGGCTGGCTGAAATGGGATTTCACATGGTCGCTTGCAGCTCTACGGGCACTTGTGCGTACGCGAGTAACGACCCAAACGAGGACAAAATCTGGACGAGTTACACTGAATATGTATTCTGTAGAGAGTGACGTGGATTCACGGAGATTATTAACAGAGATGACTCGCTCGACGTTCCACTTGAGTtcaatatctttctttttcagtgtgcaATTTGGCAGTTTGCCTACTAATATAGATTTCAGACGAGCAGCGTGAAGTATTTTCAGTTACACCTCTGAAGTTGAAGTTAGTTAAATTGTGTTTTCCCATTTCAAACGCCCAAAGTATGATCTTTGAATAAACTGCGTTTCATTCAACCTATGCACTGTGACAGTGCAGGAAGTTTTCACTGTTTCTTAACCCGAATTCAGTGTCAACTACATCAGTAAATATAGATACGTTAAACAAAGCCCTTTTCACGTCTGTATCACATACAAGTTTAGATTGATATGAAATTCACACCATTTGAAACCTACATGCTTTATTGGAAAAGACtgtctaaaatgttttttgaagATATTTTAGTCATACacaatgtgttttctgtttgtctttctttgaaGCCACTTTTATGTCATCTGTTATCATACTTATTGGATCATTCTGACTAACTGGTCATTCTGGTCAGTGAAATATCTTAAACCGATTAAATGATGATATGTGATTATCTTACTGAATTTTGATATTTGGTTTGACTTGCGTCTCCAAACCACGTGAGAGATGACTCAaagtgaaaggtttttttttcagcttggaTGACAACAGCTCTTtgtaaaaatgtgacatttacTTTAATGGGTTCAGGAGCACAGTTGCTTCTTCCTGTCCCAAACCAATTTTCACATGAGTGTGATTTAAATACTGTGCTCTCAAATGTTCTCTAAAATGTTTTGCTATTTATGATTTACCCACTCAGCATTCTTCTTGCAAATTCATCTTTTCTTATCACAGGCCTCCTCATCCAAATAATgcattttccattctctcttgTTATGCTGACCaagctgttttttgtgttttgtttttttttgttttgttttctgttttgtatcaGTATATTTGCCGTTATAAACATTTGCCCAAAATGTATTTCCCTTTGACCCAAAGAATAAAGTAAATCTGAAAGACTTTGGTGTATGAGTCAAACTATCCGTAGCGTTGATTTTACCTCATCTGAGATCTTCTGTTGGAAAGCGTTCACTTTAAAGACTCCGCTGACAGATAAAACTAAAGCTAATTATTTTAAAGATATGTGTGTCAATGTGGAAAACAGTCTTCTCTAAACAGCCTAATTGAAATGGTTAGAATTTTGCATAGGGACATACCCGCATATACTTACAGTAACAGCAAAAAGAATTTGCATATCATGATAAGAGGGTCAGTTAGGTCACAAAGGATTTTGAAAGCCTGTACGATGTTGTAATTTTGGCTGTATTTTGTATTATGACAGAGCAGGTGAGAGTGCATTGCAGATGAATTTAGAAACGAGATGTGAAAGCAGATAACAGTTTGGTGTGCCTTTAGGAAACAGATGGGGCTGTGTGACACAGGGAAAAGGAACTAGGGCTGTCTGTGCCCGGGGTCCTGTGATCATGGcttcccttacacacacacacacacacacacacacacacacacacacacacacagacacacacagacatatgcacccacagacacgcacacaccaactcatgcacacatgcgcacacaaaggcatacacacatgtatgtgttcatgctaaaaaaaaaacaaaacacttttttaactattttaaaGCGCTGCGCCGGAGCTCATGCGCTATATATTTAGTAAGTCCAGAGAAATAGAGCCATATTTAAGctcacatacaaaaaaaaaaaaaaaaagcaacaacaaaaagaagtcCAATCACCCACAAACCAATGAAGATTTGCTTATCCAGTGCATGTCGCCTGCCCAACCACATCATAATAAataagatcagagagagagtgtggctAGCCGTCTGAGGTCGTAAGTAACACAGAGCCTCCTAGAACAATATACCACATAAGGGAACAAgcccctctgtttctttctcttttctcctctctcaacaGAGGAAGTCACAGTCACAAGAATGAAAGGTCAGCAgatttttagaaatgaaaaacaaaacaaaaaaaagttgtacaTTCGAGTctctgtgtaggtgtgttttttgtatatgagtgggtgggtgggtgggtgggtgtttgcATGCAAATTTACATATTGCGATCATAGTTCTCAAAAGAGTTGTAGCGTAAGAGGAACTCAGATACAAAAACATGGAAAGTATTACAAAGCATTACTGTTTGCTTCCGATGCGCGTTCAGCACCGACAAACGCTTAACCTTCTTTAAGCCATTGCTCTGTATGTAACAGAAAGAGATGCGTGCATAAAGAAAGAGCTTTTTATTCTCTTGATCCTCCAGTAGTTTAGCAGTAATGTAGAACTGCAAAATGCCCACCTCGGGCTCCACAACCtctgtgaaataaaacattatattGTAACTGAAGATTAAATCTTTCACAGCTTTGCAGCAGGTTCCTGTTGCAACATTAACCAACTGAAGCACTCAGGAAGCAGCGTGATCGGTTACTCTTCAAAAGAGGTACATGTACGTACTCTAGTTTGACGCCGAGCCATTAAACaccaaatacacagagagagagagagagagagagagttaaagggACAGCAAtaattttcagtgtctgtgataCCACCAATAAATCATTGGACTACCCTCATTACACTCACTGGCAGACAGTGAAACATAATCCTAACACTCAATCTTCTTTTCTGAAAGTTTCgttttttcctcaaaatagGGAAAAGGCCCGATCTTTCCACCGGCtataaatgtctgaaatgtagAAGCCGTATTTGGTCAGCTCAGTTCAGAGGGCTAAAAAGATATTAGTTATAACTCACAATATCTCGAATGAAATATGAAGTATAATTCATTGGGCTCCCTCAATACACTCTGCCAAACTGAACAGAGAAACCTAGAAAATGGTTTACCCCGTGGTATTTACTTAAAGGgatctctttgttcttttgagTCCGCAAGGGCATAACAGACTTTCTGGTTTAAAATTACAGGAATACATAATAAGATTAGATAAGTTACTCCAATTAGTCTGAAAAGGGGAGGAAATGAAAATTCCAGAAATTCTGCCACATCTCCAAACGCATAAAAGACTTCAAAAAGAAATGTAGGACGCTTGAAGTTTGTtggagaaggggaaaaaaacaagactatTAAAAACAGCGTGATACCTTTTAGAAGGGGTGGATTGGGGTGGATTGGTGGgggtggtgggaggggggggaacACAAGCACCTCCAGCTACTGTAAAAGTTAGACATCACTGAATACAAAGATAGCTTTGGTGATCATTAGAGGAGCCCTCTACTGAGAAGAACAAAGCAGCATTATCTGGGGCACTTCCTGA encodes:
- the kctd12.2 gene encoding potassium channel tetramerization domain containing 12.2 — translated: MASIDKKRELSTGDSTRKGFSEIIELNVGGQVYVTRHSTLIAVPNSLLWTMFSQKTPAELTTDNKGRFFIDRDGFLFRYILDYLRDLTLVLPDYFKERACLQKEAEFFQLNELSRRLKPVVSKDNSIGEEVCQSDPEETALASALASTSIATTTASSQSLRSPSLDARKTGYITIGYRGSYTIGRDIQTDAKFRRVARITVCGKTSLAKEVFGDTLNESRDPDRPPERYTSRYYLKYNFLEQAFDRLAEMGFHMVACSSTGTCAYASNDPNEDKIWTSYTEYVFCRE